In Lentimicrobium sp. L6, a single genomic region encodes these proteins:
- a CDS encoding desulfoferrodoxin family protein, producing the protein MKRRDLFKKISAASAGILVGGALLNSSSAQAQEQKQEKLIINRMKMSFADPKNPTPHELKHTPQITFGEQDSKGFTKVIITIGQGGIIHPTEENHWIDYLTIYKNDKLVSNLVLENGPIRGYGEHYLKLQSGDIVKVEAGCNLHGIWEHAEKLG; encoded by the coding sequence ATGAAACGTAGAGATTTATTTAAGAAAATAAGTGCAGCAAGTGCTGGCATATTAGTCGGAGGAGCTCTTTTAAATTCTTCTTCAGCCCAAGCTCAAGAACAAAAGCAAGAGAAGCTTATTATCAATCGCATGAAAATGAGTTTTGCCGATCCTAAAAACCCTACTCCACATGAACTTAAACACACTCCTCAAATTACTTTTGGAGAACAAGACTCAAAAGGATTTACAAAAGTTATCATCACCATTGGGCAAGGTGGTATCATACATCCTACCGAAGAAAACCATTGGATAGATTACCTGACTATATATAAAAATGACAAATTGGTCTCTAATCTAGTTTTAGAAAATGGCCCTATAAGAGGATATGGTGAGCATTACCTAAAACTACAATCAGGAGATATTGTAAAAGTAGAAGCTGGCTGTAATCTTCATGGCATATGGGAACATGCTGAGAAATTAG